Proteins from one Impatiens glandulifera chromosome 2, dImpGla2.1, whole genome shotgun sequence genomic window:
- the LOC124924622 gene encoding CASP-like protein 5A1 translates to MNIISHSAVHPVVEQLPPPQVNNVFPGRINARQGRPGTIGGLAFRLLQFILAVISVCLMTTINKFSTINTFRYFVAVMAIQCLWNFLMACLDIYVLMTGGSLTNRIVIVFFTLGDLVTSTFTFSGACACAGMTTLILTFLRNQCSEIQCGQLKATTTLAFLTWLASFPSFLVNFWNLFSK, encoded by the exons ATGAACATAATCAGTCATTCTGCCGTGCACCCAGTGGTGGAGCAGTTACCGCCGCCGCAGGTTAACAATGTCTTCCCAGGAAGGATAAATGCCAGGCAAGGTAGGCCTGGCACAATAGGCGGACTTGCATTCCGGCTGTTGCAGTTCATATTGGCTGTCATTTCGGTATGCCTAATGACCACCATAAATAAGTTTTCAACCATTAATACCTTCAG ATATTTTGTTGCAGTTATGGCCATTCAATGTCTATGGAATTTTTTAATGGCTTGTTTGGACATTTATGTCCTCATGACTGGAGGATCACTGACGAATCGTATAGTGATAGTATTTTTCACTCTCGGTGATTTG GTTACATCCACATTCACTTTTTCTGGTGCTTGTGCATGTGCTGGAATGACGACCCTTATCCTTACCTTTCTTCGTAATCAATGTTCCGAAATTCAGTGTGGACAGTTGAAAGCAACTACAACATTAGCTTTTTTAACCTGGTTGGCTAGTTTTCCATCATTTTTGGTGAACTTTTGGAATTTATTCTCCAAATAG